In Pecten maximus chromosome 10, xPecMax1.1, whole genome shotgun sequence, one genomic interval encodes:
- the LOC117335386 gene encoding uncharacterized protein LOC117335386, with translation MLDCSEFRAFRIYWEGGMISLVRKCRLGKWLKILSWKDSDPRPVRYIGVTTGWWASSTWTFNLNSDQDQESRQVLQFETTQQTGPNYHYTHLTDYLYELGQHTSIAFSVKACSDIYVALLSRNSGVCAMYEVLIGGYGNTLSVIRRGKNRYNSVTRQTSPADCNSFKSFIVTWPIGVLTVWYQSEVGVWQPLMSWRDHTPIDVRYIGMTTGMVTSGTWKVKV, from the exons ATGCTTGACTGCTCGGAATTTAGAGCTTTCCGGATTTATTGGGAGGGCGGGATGATATCTCTTGTTAGAAAATGTCGACTTGGAAAGTGGTTGAAAATTCTGAGTTGGAAGGATTCAGACCCAAGACCTGTAAGATACATTGGAGTAACTACAGGATGGTGGGCGTCGAGCACCTGGACGTTTAACCTCAACAGTGACCAAGATCAAG AGAGCAGACAAGTTCTACAATTTGAGACGACCCAACAGACAGGACCCAACTATCACTACACACATCTGACGGATTACCTTTACGAGTTGGGACAACATACATCCATTGCGTTTAGTGTGAAAGCGTGTAGCGACATCTACGTTGCGCTTCTTTCGAGAAACTCCGGCGTATGTGCCATGTACGAAGTTCTAATAGGTGGGTATGGAAACACATTGTCAGTCATTCGCCGTGGGAAGAACCGTTACAATTCCGTCACGAGACAGACTTCTCCAGCCGACTGTAATTCGTTTAAGTCGTTCATTGTTACCTGGCCAATAGGAGTTCTCACCGTTTGGTACCAGTCTGAAGTTGGTGTATGGCAACCCTTGATGTCATGGAGGGACCATACACCGATAGATGTTCGGTATATAGGCATGACAACAGGAATGGTGACATCAGGGACATGGAAAGTGAAAGTTTAG
- the LOC117335541 gene encoding low molecular weight phosphotyrosine protein phosphatase-like isoform X2, which produces MAGAESGSKKSVLFICLGNICRSPITEAVFLDIIKKKGQRDQINVEDFYNFDVIFGMDKQNIKDLKDIQPKGSKAVLEMLGTYDPECKLIIEDPYYGSRIEDFEEVFDHVVRCCEAYLKRIQTEAP; this is translated from the exons ATGGCAGGTGCAGAATCTGGATCTAAAAAGTCGGTTTTGTTTATTTGCCTTG GAAACATTTGCCGTTCTCCAATCACTGAAGCTGTGTTTTTggatataattaaaaagaaaggACAACGCGATCAG ATTAATGTAGAAGACTTCTACAATTTTGATGTTATCTTTGGaatggataaacaaaatataaa GGACCTTAAAGACATTCAACCTAAAGGAAGCAAGGCTGTACTGGAAATGCTCGGGACATATGACCCTGAATGCAAACTCATTATTGAAGACCCTTATTAT GGTTCAAGGATCGAGGATTTTGAGGAGGTGTTTGATCACGTCGTGAGATGCTGTGAAGCATATCTCAAGAGAATTCAAACCGAGGCACCTTGA
- the LOC117335541 gene encoding low molecular weight phosphotyrosine protein phosphatase-like isoform X1: MAGAESGSKKSVLFICLGNICRSPITEAVFLDIIKKKGQRDQWNVDSAAIGDWHVGGPPDKRTMKTLKKKGIENYQHVVRQINVEDFYNFDVIFGMDKQNIKDLKDIQPKGSKAVLEMLGTYDPECKLIIEDPYYGSRIEDFEEVFDHVVRCCEAYLKRIQTEAP; this comes from the exons ATGGCAGGTGCAGAATCTGGATCTAAAAAGTCGGTTTTGTTTATTTGCCTTG GAAACATTTGCCGTTCTCCAATCACTGAAGCTGTGTTTTTggatataattaaaaagaaaggACAACGCGATCAG TGGAATGTTGATAGCGCTGCCATTGGGGACTGGCATGTAGGGGGACCCCCAGATAAACGGACCATGAAAACTTTGAAGAAGAAAGGAATCGAAAACTACCAGCATGTTGTTCGACAG ATTAATGTAGAAGACTTCTACAATTTTGATGTTATCTTTGGaatggataaacaaaatataaa GGACCTTAAAGACATTCAACCTAAAGGAAGCAAGGCTGTACTGGAAATGCTCGGGACATATGACCCTGAATGCAAACTCATTATTGAAGACCCTTATTAT GGTTCAAGGATCGAGGATTTTGAGGAGGTGTTTGATCACGTCGTGAGATGCTGTGAAGCATATCTCAAGAGAATTCAAACCGAGGCACCTTGA